In Streptomyces sp. NBC_01707, a genomic segment contains:
- a CDS encoding VOC family protein, whose amino-acid sequence MTLTAHTLHLTARGTDEASDWYQKVFGAEELTRLVVPGGRLIHVQLRIGTLTLMLADEFPELESFGPQHFGGTYGAVYLHVDDVDAAWQRAVHAGATVIRPVSDTFWGEREGQLLDPFGHRWGLTQHLRDIPLADLQELTTEAFSGLSSISK is encoded by the coding sequence ATGACCCTCACTGCCCACACCTTGCACCTCACCGCGCGGGGCACGGACGAGGCATCCGACTGGTATCAGAAGGTGTTCGGAGCCGAGGAGCTCACCAGGCTGGTGGTGCCCGGCGGCCGACTGATCCACGTCCAGCTCCGCATCGGGACACTCACCCTGATGCTGGCCGACGAGTTCCCGGAGCTGGAGTCCTTCGGACCACAGCACTTCGGCGGTACCTACGGTGCCGTCTACCTGCATGTCGACGATGTCGACGCCGCCTGGCAGCGGGCCGTCCATGCCGGTGCCACCGTGATCCGTCCGGTGAGCGACACCTTCTGGGGCGAGCGGGAAGGGCAACTGCTCGACCCGTTCGGTCATCGCTGGGGGCTGACGCAGCACCTCCGCGACATCCCGCTCGCTGATCTCCAGGAGCTCACCACCGAAGCGTTCTCAGGGCTCAGTTCCATTTCGAAATGA
- a CDS encoding PP2C family protein-serine/threonine phosphatase produces the protein MVAAWYERHRWVELPLGVKFLLGLGCLMIAACVAVDLVSGPDSTLSPVLISVPVLAAVGARRVWAPLAAGVLAIVLVFVLARANPSVPTVIHVSSAGCVVLAAAVTSGVIALMHREEQAAARLHNITEAVQRALLRPLPPRVGRLQVAVRYAAAEPDARIGGDLYDLLDTKFGVRVLLGDVRGKGFEAVEVAADILGVFRDVARTEPGLESVATRLDGAITRRGRSEEFATAILVTTAPEENHAAVIVNCGHPPPLLRHREGTVTELSAEVAAPPLGLCELAGDCYRLQKVPFQPGDLLLLYTDGTSEARNRQGRFYPVAERLRSIGESDPDALLDRLLDDLRSWTGGRIRDDVALMALRCMRW, from the coding sequence ATGGTTGCCGCCTGGTACGAGCGCCACAGGTGGGTGGAGCTGCCCCTCGGCGTCAAGTTTCTCCTCGGCCTCGGCTGTTTGATGATTGCGGCGTGCGTAGCCGTCGATCTGGTGTCCGGGCCGGACAGCACCCTTTCCCCGGTCCTGATCTCGGTGCCTGTGCTGGCGGCCGTCGGAGCCCGGAGGGTTTGGGCTCCGCTGGCTGCGGGTGTTCTGGCAATCGTCCTGGTGTTCGTACTCGCTCGGGCGAATCCGAGTGTGCCGACAGTGATCCACGTGAGCTCCGCGGGCTGCGTGGTGCTGGCTGCCGCCGTCACTTCGGGCGTTATCGCCCTCATGCACAGAGAAGAGCAGGCGGCGGCCCGGCTGCACAACATCACCGAGGCGGTTCAGAGGGCCCTGCTGCGCCCGCTCCCACCCCGGGTGGGCCGTCTGCAGGTGGCGGTGCGCTATGCCGCTGCGGAGCCGGATGCCCGAATCGGCGGGGACCTGTACGACCTGCTGGACACCAAGTTCGGCGTCCGGGTGCTGCTGGGCGACGTCCGCGGCAAGGGATTCGAAGCAGTGGAGGTCGCCGCCGACATCCTCGGCGTCTTCCGTGACGTGGCCCGAACCGAACCCGGCCTGGAAAGCGTGGCCACGCGACTCGACGGCGCGATCACCCGGCGCGGCCGAAGCGAAGAGTTCGCCACCGCGATTCTGGTCACCACGGCACCGGAGGAGAACCACGCGGCCGTCATCGTCAACTGCGGCCATCCCCCACCGCTGCTGCGCCACCGCGAGGGGACCGTCACCGAGCTGTCGGCCGAGGTGGCCGCGCCACCCCTGGGGCTGTGTGAGCTGGCCGGTGACTGTTATCGCTTGCAGAAGGTCCCCTTCCAACCCGGTGACCTGCTGCTGCTCTACACCGACGGCACCTCCGAAGCCCGCAATCGGCAGGGCCGCTTCTACCCGGTCGCCGAACGCCTCCGAAGCATCGGCGAGAGCGATCCGGACGCCCTGCTCGACCGCTTGCTGGACGACCTGCGCTCATGGACCGGCGGCCGGATCCGCGACGATGTGGCCTTGATGGCCCTTCGCTGCATGCGATGGTGA
- a CDS encoding carbonic anhydrase — MNDAPPLTPSEAVELLLAGNQRFVAGTPQHPNQDAARRAETAPGQRPFAVIFGCSDSRLAAEIIFDQGLGDLFVVRTAGHVAGPEVLGSIEYGVSVLDCPLVVVLGHDSCGAVAATRAALTDGVAATGYVRDVIERVTPSVLAARAAGLTQDDEIIAEHIRHSVDLLLDRSRVLADQVATGRTAVVGLSYRLADGSAQLVTTRGLPVEAAAPGPGA; from the coding sequence ATGAATGACGCCCCGCCGCTCACTCCGTCCGAAGCCGTTGAACTGCTGCTGGCCGGAAACCAGCGCTTCGTCGCCGGCACCCCGCAGCACCCGAACCAGGACGCCGCGCGCCGTGCGGAGACCGCACCCGGCCAGCGTCCGTTCGCCGTGATCTTCGGCTGCTCCGACTCACGCCTCGCCGCCGAGATCATCTTCGACCAGGGCCTGGGTGATCTGTTCGTCGTCCGCACCGCGGGCCACGTGGCAGGGCCGGAGGTGCTGGGCAGCATCGAGTACGGCGTGAGCGTGCTGGACTGCCCGCTGGTCGTGGTGCTGGGCCACGACTCATGCGGCGCGGTCGCGGCCACCCGCGCCGCCCTGACCGACGGCGTCGCCGCCACCGGGTACGTGCGTGACGTCATCGAACGCGTCACCCCCAGCGTCCTGGCCGCCCGCGCCGCCGGGCTCACCCAGGACGACGAAATCATCGCCGAGCACATACGGCACAGCGTCGACCTCCTCCTGGACCGCTCCAGGGTGCTCGCCGACCAGGTCGCCACCGGGCGGACCGCCGTGGTGGGCCTGTCCTACCGGCTGGCCGACGGCAGTGCGCAACTCGTCACGACCCGCGGCCTGCCCGTCGAAGCGGCGGCCCCGGGACCAGGCGCCTGA
- a CDS encoding Cof-type HAD-IIB family hydrolase: MPTRPIRLLLADVDGTLVTSDKLLTDRAVQSVHKLHDAGVLFAVTSGRPPRGMSMLIEPLALATELAAFNGGLIVNPDMTVVEQKVIPEEVVAPAVALMESFGLSVWIYQGADWYVRDLKGPHVDRESWTVQFAPTLVPSFDGLEQGAAKIVGVSDDHQVVEKAAAAARAQFGEHVSAARSQPYYLDVTHPQANKGGVVKYWSTKLRISPEQIATIGDMPNDVLMFAHSGLSIAMGNASHEVQRAARRVTTSNEDEGFANAVEQFIL, translated from the coding sequence ATGCCAACCCGACCGATCCGCCTACTTCTCGCCGACGTCGACGGCACTTTGGTCACGAGCGACAAGCTCCTCACCGACCGCGCTGTCCAGTCGGTCCACAAGCTCCACGACGCCGGAGTCCTCTTCGCGGTGACCAGCGGGAGACCACCCCGCGGCATGTCCATGCTCATCGAGCCCCTGGCCCTGGCCACTGAACTCGCCGCCTTCAACGGTGGTCTCATCGTCAACCCGGACATGACCGTCGTCGAACAGAAGGTCATTCCCGAGGAGGTGGTGGCCCCGGCCGTCGCACTCATGGAGTCGTTCGGCCTCAGCGTCTGGATCTACCAGGGCGCCGACTGGTACGTGCGCGATCTCAAGGGACCGCACGTTGATCGCGAGAGCTGGACGGTGCAGTTCGCACCCACGCTCGTGCCCAGTTTCGACGGGCTGGAGCAGGGCGCCGCCAAGATCGTCGGGGTCAGCGATGACCACCAGGTCGTGGAGAAGGCCGCGGCCGCAGCTCGCGCACAGTTCGGCGAGCACGTCTCGGCCGCCCGCTCGCAGCCCTACTACCTCGATGTGACCCATCCGCAGGCCAACAAGGGTGGTGTCGTCAAGTACTGGTCCACCAAGCTCCGGATTTCCCCCGAACAGATCGCCACGATCGGCGACATGCCCAACGACGTGCTGATGTTCGCCCACTCAGGACTGTCCATCGCAATGGGCAACGCCAGCCATGAGGTCCAGCGCGCGGCGAGGCGGGTTACGACGAGCAACGAGGACGAGGGTTTCGCGAACGCGGTCGAGCAGTTCATCCTTTGA
- a CDS encoding amino acid permease codes for MPSWRDRRRHKVHPTGRAETGGIAGMCVLVIGAFTGFEATAIYAEEARDPCRKVSRATFIAIGFLTVFHAAGCWLIMGAFGADRAVDLAGEAAGPDLLDGV; via the coding sequence GTGCCATCCTGGCGCGACCGGAGGCGCCATAAGGTACACCCGACTGGTCGGGCGGAAACCGGCGGCATCGCCGGCATGTGTGTGCTCGTCATCGGCGCCTTCACCGGTTTCGAGGCGACCGCGATCTACGCGGAGGAGGCGCGCGACCCATGCCGCAAGGTTTCCCGGGCCACGTTCATCGCCATCGGCTTTCTCACCGTGTTCCACGCGGCCGGCTGCTGGCTGATCATGGGCGCGTTCGGCGCCGACCGGGCCGTCGACCTCGCGGGCGAGGCGGCAGGCCCCGACCTCCTGGACGGGGTGTGA
- a CDS encoding vWA domain-containing protein, translating to MSANRIQHKVNHVALVVDCSGSMRPHQSQLIRVVDEFVAGLKAESDSLGHETRISLYSFDHKVENLVWDMDVKHLPSMRGLYKVNNGATALIEASLKSLDDLGHIWEEYGEHSFLQIVVTDGEENASGGDRRHDGDMTILGPWLDKIAAKMGGLPGHWTSAILVPNSLAKRTAQNYGFPAGNIAIWDADSQKGVEEAIGTVRAAATSFLRGREQGVRGTKNLFAVGQDISVDEVRANLEPIPADRYRLLKVDKEIEIRPFVNSHPGVTYERGSCYYQLGARAQVQQNKEVVVVEKDTDRAYTGDAARSLLFGTDVQGTVSVKAGNNPKLEVYVQSRSVNRKLKPETRLLIML from the coding sequence GTGTCCGCAAACAGGATTCAGCACAAGGTGAATCACGTCGCGCTGGTAGTGGACTGTTCGGGTTCAATGCGTCCGCACCAGAGTCAACTCATCCGAGTTGTGGACGAATTCGTGGCGGGGCTGAAGGCCGAGTCGGACAGCCTCGGCCACGAAACACGGATCAGCCTCTACTCCTTCGACCACAAGGTGGAGAACCTGGTCTGGGACATGGACGTGAAGCATCTTCCTTCCATGCGGGGGCTGTACAAGGTGAACAATGGCGCTACGGCCCTTATAGAGGCTTCTCTGAAGTCCTTGGACGACCTGGGCCATATCTGGGAGGAGTACGGCGAACACAGCTTCCTCCAGATCGTGGTGACGGACGGTGAGGAGAACGCCTCCGGCGGCGACAGGCGGCACGACGGTGACATGACCATCCTCGGCCCATGGCTCGACAAGATCGCGGCGAAGATGGGAGGGCTTCCCGGCCACTGGACTTCCGCGATCCTCGTTCCGAACTCCCTGGCCAAGCGCACCGCCCAGAACTATGGCTTCCCGGCCGGGAACATCGCCATCTGGGACGCGGATTCCCAGAAGGGCGTCGAGGAGGCGATCGGCACGGTGCGTGCTGCCGCCACCAGCTTCCTCCGCGGGCGGGAGCAGGGGGTGCGCGGCACGAAGAACCTGTTCGCCGTCGGCCAGGACATATCGGTTGACGAGGTGCGCGCGAACCTCGAACCGATTCCGGCCGACAGGTACCGGCTCCTGAAGGTCGACAAGGAGATCGAAATTCGCCCCTTCGTCAACTCGCATCCGGGCGTGACGTACGAACGTGGTTCGTGTTACTACCAGCTGGGCGCCCGGGCTCAGGTCCAGCAGAACAAGGAAGTCGTCGTGGTCGAGAAGGACACCGACCGCGCCTATACGGGCGACGCGGCACGGAGCCTATTGTTCGGTACGGATGTCCAGGGAACCGTCTCCGTCAAGGCGGGCAACAATCCCAAGTTGGAGGTGTACGTGCAGAGTCGTTCAGTGAACAGAAAGCTCAAGCCGGAGACGCGTCTGCTCATCATGCTCTGA
- a CDS encoding NACHT domain-containing NTPase, with protein sequence MEPTAIGTRLASAAIAPLVKKLFVTEGPGAGLVDKPIRISGYVSFRGEKRALTESDVRELAAKLVRQALRAGEHPIREDEQQAVTDALAGTLQALGELTISDLDAVRLGHQAFARDLRHVSDNPERHLTSDGAYFYEALLDTACLHILHFFTQRSTFVAHTLVQQTRAVDELILKVDELMRRSTLPGGEEAAFEQAYLAHITKKHGKLTIYGIDLDSSSTRWPLDVAYLSLEASPLSGPWQSSAWLRTLRPGTRGDDSVSHHLLSSSTTTGAVPTSEAGSLPSSGTREQVEDTSQRLPHAAAERSEPSQRHSSNVDRLNSLVLREMAADQPFRESLTSQPADQALATDRRILLRGEAGSGKTTLIQWLAVSTARQDLPDRMDYLYDRIPFVLPLRTLTRHGERLPAPKDFLAVTGCPLAGTQPTGWEHRVLGAGRGLILIDGIDEIPDRERERTRRWLQDLIETYDGDNRWLVTSRPSAVDQGWLAEDGFTGLTLSAMGPADIATFIGRWHDAARVGGDDAADLDRLEGQLLTAVRTESDLGRLAVNPLMCGLICALHRDRRGYLPHGRKDLYEAALSMLLSRRDRERDMTGPDLADAPQLDVLQRLAYWLIRNGRTEMDRSRAMDIIGRALPAVPEVAELGDAETVFEYFLQRSGLLREPAPDTVDFIHRTFQDFLGARAVLEEGDFGLLVAHAADDQWADVIRMAVALARAGERVIIFRGLLDLGDRTEDKRLKARVYLLAAACLGHATSLDPAVRQEVQQRAATLIPPGNEEEARALAEVGPLILNLLPGPDEVGDVAAFHVVIAATHIKSDAAVAFLARFAEHPFLLVRSQLSWAWSRFDTARYAEEIIARLDPANLNYAIRSDDQLRQLNRLGLEPESLDIRAGVSLEALVSYISRHRSTRLMLSNDAVSDLGFLDGHTELRSLVIGACPALVDVTALSGLSIRHLDITGAGSDMDLHPVSQLRTLETLRISGPSGLEWSPQDLPVQAPLNSLSVSGEARAKRGLEGLGDLTQLTSLTLNPPSSPASTDDWEEIRGLSRLTDLSTTAASLETLPATALLSSVSSLSLIGGGGERVVQAAVNRLAQAFPGLILCEITGDMTAEGDVDLSPLAGLAHLRRLSLAIDRDRVRGIGTLPSWVDLHLL encoded by the coding sequence TTGGAACCAACTGCCATCGGCACCCGACTGGCCTCGGCTGCGATAGCCCCCCTCGTCAAGAAGCTCTTCGTCACCGAGGGGCCCGGAGCCGGCCTGGTCGACAAGCCGATCCGCATCTCCGGCTACGTCTCGTTCAGAGGCGAGAAGCGAGCCCTCACCGAATCCGACGTGCGTGAACTCGCCGCCAAGCTCGTCAGACAAGCCTTGCGCGCAGGCGAACACCCCATACGAGAGGACGAACAGCAGGCTGTCACCGACGCACTCGCCGGCACCCTCCAGGCCCTCGGTGAACTGACCATCAGCGATCTCGACGCCGTCCGTCTCGGCCATCAGGCTTTCGCCCGCGACCTGCGACATGTGAGTGACAATCCCGAACGCCATCTCACCTCCGACGGCGCGTACTTCTACGAGGCCCTGCTCGACACCGCCTGCCTGCATATCCTCCACTTCTTCACGCAACGCTCGACCTTCGTCGCGCACACCCTGGTCCAGCAGACCCGCGCGGTCGACGAACTCATCCTCAAGGTCGACGAGCTGATGCGCCGCAGCACACTCCCCGGCGGCGAGGAAGCCGCCTTCGAGCAGGCGTACCTGGCGCACATCACCAAGAAGCACGGCAAGCTCACGATCTACGGGATCGATCTCGACAGCTCTTCGACACGATGGCCGCTGGACGTGGCGTATCTGAGCCTGGAGGCGTCGCCGCTCTCGGGGCCGTGGCAGTCGTCCGCATGGCTTCGCACGCTCCGGCCGGGCACTCGTGGGGACGACTCCGTGTCCCACCACCTGCTCAGCTCCTCGACCACCACCGGAGCTGTTCCGACGAGCGAGGCGGGGAGCCTGCCCTCGTCCGGCACCAGGGAGCAGGTGGAGGACACTTCGCAGCGGCTCCCGCATGCGGCTGCCGAACGGTCCGAGCCGTCGCAACGGCACAGTTCGAACGTCGACCGCCTGAACTCCCTCGTCCTCCGGGAGATGGCAGCCGACCAGCCGTTCCGCGAGTCGCTCACCTCGCAGCCCGCCGACCAGGCTCTGGCCACCGACCGGCGCATACTCCTCCGGGGCGAAGCCGGCTCGGGCAAGACCACCCTCATCCAGTGGCTCGCTGTCAGCACCGCCCGTCAGGACCTTCCCGACCGCATGGATTACCTCTACGACCGTATCCCGTTCGTCCTGCCCCTTCGGACGCTCACGCGCCACGGGGAGCGGCTACCCGCCCCCAAGGACTTCCTCGCCGTCACCGGCTGCCCGCTTGCCGGCACTCAGCCCACCGGCTGGGAGCACCGGGTCCTCGGCGCGGGGCGTGGCCTGATCCTCATCGACGGCATCGACGAGATCCCCGACCGTGAGCGTGAGCGGACACGGAGATGGCTGCAGGACCTGATCGAGACCTACGACGGTGACAACCGGTGGCTGGTCACGTCCCGTCCGTCGGCCGTGGACCAGGGATGGCTCGCCGAGGACGGTTTCACCGGGCTGACGCTGTCCGCCATGGGACCCGCCGACATCGCCACCTTCATCGGACGCTGGCACGACGCTGCCAGGGTCGGCGGCGACGATGCCGCCGACCTCGACAGGTTGGAGGGCCAACTCCTCACCGCCGTACGAACCGAGTCCGATCTCGGCCGCCTCGCCGTCAACCCCCTGATGTGCGGGCTGATCTGCGCCCTCCACCGTGATCGGCGAGGCTATCTTCCCCACGGCCGCAAGGACCTCTACGAGGCCGCACTCTCGATGCTCCTCAGCCGCCGGGACCGGGAACGGGACATGACGGGGCCCGACCTCGCCGACGCCCCGCAACTCGACGTGCTGCAGCGACTTGCCTACTGGCTCATCAGGAACGGCCGTACCGAGATGGACCGCTCCCGTGCGATGGACATCATCGGCCGGGCCCTTCCCGCAGTGCCGGAAGTCGCCGAACTGGGTGATGCGGAGACCGTCTTCGAGTACTTCCTCCAGCGCAGCGGACTCCTCCGCGAACCCGCCCCCGACACGGTGGACTTCATCCACCGCACCTTCCAGGACTTCCTCGGCGCCCGGGCCGTCCTGGAAGAAGGCGACTTCGGACTGCTGGTCGCACATGCGGCGGACGATCAATGGGCGGACGTCATTCGCATGGCGGTCGCCCTCGCCCGCGCCGGCGAACGCGTCATCATCTTCCGGGGACTTCTGGACCTGGGCGATCGTACCGAGGACAAGCGTCTCAAGGCCCGTGTCTACCTGCTTGCCGCGGCCTGCCTGGGACACGCCACCTCCCTCGATCCCGCTGTACGCCAAGAGGTGCAGCAGCGCGCCGCCACCCTCATACCCCCGGGAAACGAGGAGGAGGCCCGGGCCCTCGCCGAAGTCGGCCCCCTGATTCTCAATCTCCTGCCGGGCCCGGACGAGGTCGGCGACGTGGCCGCATTCCACGTGGTCATCGCGGCCACCCACATCAAGTCGGACGCTGCCGTCGCCTTTCTTGCCCGCTTCGCCGAGCATCCCTTTCTCCTGGTCCGCTCCCAGCTCTCATGGGCATGGTCGCGTTTCGACACGGCCCGGTACGCCGAGGAGATCATCGCGCGTCTGGACCCGGCGAACCTCAACTACGCCATTCGGTCGGACGACCAGCTTCGTCAACTGAACCGCCTCGGGCTGGAGCCGGAGAGCCTGGACATCAGGGCCGGTGTGTCACTCGAGGCCCTGGTCTCGTACATCTCCCGACACAGGTCGACGCGCCTCATGCTCTCGAACGACGCGGTTTCCGACCTCGGTTTCCTGGACGGACATACGGAGTTGCGATCACTCGTCATCGGCGCCTGCCCGGCTCTCGTGGACGTCACCGCGCTGAGTGGGCTGTCGATCCGGCATCTGGACATCACCGGTGCCGGCTCGGACATGGATCTTCATCCCGTGTCGCAGCTGCGGACTCTGGAGACCCTCAGGATCAGCGGTCCCTCCGGCCTTGAGTGGTCCCCACAGGATCTCCCGGTGCAAGCCCCGCTGAACAGCCTCAGCGTGTCCGGAGAGGCGCGCGCCAAGAGAGGGCTCGAGGGGCTTGGTGACCTCACACAGCTCACGAGCCTCACGCTCAACCCCCCGTCCAGTCCGGCTTCGACCGACGACTGGGAGGAGATCCGTGGTCTGTCCCGTCTCACCGACCTCAGCACGACCGCTGCGTCACTCGAGACCCTTCCGGCAACCGCGCTCCTGAGCAGCGTCTCCAGCCTGTCCCTCATCGGCGGTGGCGGTGAACGCGTTGTCCAGGCGGCCGTCAACCGATTGGCTCAAGCCTTCCCGGGACTGATCCTCTGCGAGATCACCGGCGACATGACGGCAGAAGGGGACGTCGACCTTTCCCCGTTGGCGGGGCTGGCTCATCTGCGAAGGCTCTCCCTCGCGATTGATCGCGATCGCGTCCGGGGAATCGGCACTCTGCCCTCGTGGGTGGACCTGCACCTTCTGTGA
- a CDS encoding SDR family NAD(P)-dependent oxidoreductase codes for MSYEPCDRPPLPKRVRLVRVRTEETALPRLREIDADRCPGVAGSRTDRTAQRFRKEHPMSVEHEDLGLRPLTALVTGSTSGIGRAVAERLAADGMSVVVSGRNAQRGAETVDGITAAGGEARFVQADLEDPAGIDRLATEVGEIDVLVNNAGHAVLAPTEEMKVSDYDSMFAGNVRAAFFLVAAFAPAMAARGSGSVINMGSMAGSLGLARGAAYGATKAALASLTQSWTAEYSGRGVRFNTVAPGPVYTSGATREFFDAVAETTAMKRAAEPAEIAEIVAFLASPKAGYITGATVAVDGGRTAI; via the coding sequence ATGAGCTACGAGCCCTGCGACCGCCCGCCGCTGCCCAAGCGGGTACGGCTCGTGCGGGTCCGGACCGAGGAGACCGCGCTGCCTCGGCTACGCGAGATCGACGCCGACCGGTGTCCGGGCGTCGCCGGTTCCCGGACAGACCGGACCGCACAACGATTCCGCAAGGAGCACCCCATGTCTGTGGAGCACGAAGACCTCGGCCTGCGCCCCCTTACCGCCCTGGTCACCGGGTCCACCTCCGGCATCGGCCGGGCAGTCGCCGAGCGGCTGGCCGCCGACGGCATGTCCGTCGTCGTCAGCGGCCGCAACGCCCAGCGTGGTGCCGAGACCGTCGACGGGATCACCGCCGCCGGCGGCGAGGCCCGGTTCGTCCAGGCGGACCTCGAGGACCCGGCCGGCATCGACCGGCTTGCCACCGAGGTCGGTGAGATCGATGTCCTGGTCAACAACGCAGGTCACGCCGTCCTGGCGCCGACCGAGGAGATGAAGGTCTCCGACTACGACTCGATGTTCGCCGGCAACGTCCGCGCGGCGTTCTTCCTCGTGGCGGCGTTCGCCCCGGCGATGGCGGCAAGGGGATCGGGCAGCGTGATCAACATGGGCAGCATGGCCGGCAGCCTCGGCCTGGCCAGGGGAGCGGCGTACGGCGCGACCAAGGCCGCGCTGGCGTCCCTGACGCAGAGCTGGACGGCTGAGTACAGCGGTCGCGGCGTCCGTTTCAACACCGTCGCGCCCGGCCCGGTCTACACATCAGGCGCGACCCGCGAGTTCTTCGACGCAGTCGCCGAGACCACCGCGATGAAGCGCGCGGCCGAGCCCGCCGAGATCGCCGAGATCGTCGCATTTCTCGCGTCGCCGAAGGCCGGCTACATCACCGGCGCGACCGTCGCGGTCGACGGCGGCCGCACCGCCATCTGA
- a CDS encoding YcnI family protein, with protein MPSTRTALRRAGTVAALATAGVLTAAGVAFAHVTVHPDSYAKGATDGVLTFRVPNEEDTADTTKVQVFLPVDHPVLGVLVTPQDGWTAKVTTTRLKTPVKTDDGTITDAVSEITWSGGRIRSGEYQDFDVVFGQLPHDTDQLGFKTLQTYSDGKVIRWIEETQKGAEEPESPAPVLKLTAGTAGDESAPMTASSSEPEATAKASSSDSTARGLGIAGLAAGVLGLVAAGVAIARGRKAGSA; from the coding sequence ATGCCCTCGACACGCACCGCCCTGCGCCGGGCAGGCACCGTGGCCGCCCTCGCGACCGCCGGCGTCCTGACCGCTGCGGGCGTCGCCTTCGCGCACGTCACCGTCCACCCCGACAGCTACGCCAAGGGCGCCACGGACGGAGTCCTCACCTTCCGCGTGCCCAACGAGGAGGACACTGCCGACACCACCAAGGTGCAGGTCTTCCTGCCCGTCGACCACCCGGTCCTGGGAGTACTCGTCACCCCTCAGGACGGCTGGACCGCGAAGGTGACGACCACCAGGCTCAAGACCCCCGTCAAGACCGACGACGGCACCATCACCGACGCCGTCTCCGAGATCACCTGGTCCGGCGGACGGATCCGATCCGGTGAGTACCAGGACTTCGACGTCGTCTTCGGTCAGTTGCCGCACGACACCGATCAGTTGGGCTTCAAGACGCTGCAGACCTACTCCGACGGCAAGGTCATCCGCTGGATCGAGGAGACGCAGAAGGGTGCGGAGGAGCCGGAGAGCCCGGCACCCGTCCTCAAGCTCACGGCCGGTACCGCGGGTGACGAGAGCGCACCCATGACCGCCTCGTCCTCGGAGCCGGAGGCCACGGCCAAGGCGTCGAGCAGTGACTCGACCGCACGCGGCCTCGGCATCGCCGGGCTTGCCGCGGGCGTTCTGGGGCTTGTCGCAGCCGGGGTGGCCATCGCTCGTGGTCGCAAGGCCGGCTCCGCATAG
- a CDS encoding CchlQ, translated as MEWGTLVATLGGAVIAISGTVLADRLRTRQEADRGLGARRREAYIDFIAAAGAAHTQLRRLAQAPDAATDLESASRAALTEARLYEVRERLFIDASATVAGAGQAMFEQLRALRSAVATGAPVSSPAFHDAYHPYIASVWAYRVAVRDELEGQSLVPAVFGWHAWDGKERCPLCNGDLAGAG; from the coding sequence ATGGAGTGGGGGACGTTGGTTGCGACGCTGGGCGGCGCCGTGATCGCGATATCCGGAACCGTTCTGGCCGACCGTCTGCGCACGCGACAGGAGGCCGACCGCGGCCTCGGCGCGCGGCGCCGCGAGGCGTACATCGATTTCATCGCTGCTGCGGGCGCCGCGCATACGCAGCTGCGCCGACTCGCGCAGGCACCTGATGCCGCCACCGACTTGGAGTCGGCCAGCCGCGCCGCCTTGACCGAGGCCAGACTGTACGAGGTACGGGAGAGGCTGTTCATCGACGCCAGCGCGACGGTCGCCGGCGCGGGCCAGGCGATGTTCGAGCAGCTTCGCGCACTGCGCAGCGCCGTCGCGACGGGCGCGCCCGTCTCCTCACCCGCCTTCCACGATGCGTACCACCCGTACATCGCGAGCGTGTGGGCCTACCGAGTCGCCGTCCGCGACGAACTGGAGGGGCAGTCTCTGGTACCCGCCGTCTTCGGCTGGCACGCCTGGGACGGCAAGGAGCGGTGCCCCTTGTGCAACGGGGACCTGGCCGGCGCGGGCTGA
- a CDS encoding TetR/AcrR family transcriptional regulator: MGRTSDAKEKILSAAQSLIELRGYSALGVAEICKAAGVPKGSFYYFFESKEALALAVIDEHWAGQKRDWTGILNSEAEPLDRLRQLFEVTEAGQRAGQQSCGTVSGCLFGNLTLEMSNQTEAIRARLQEIFDAQVEMVDSVITEALERDEVSVTDTREAARSVVAQLEGQVLFAKLYNNTHRLSPLWANCLALLGARAPQEALAGS, translated from the coding sequence ATGGGACGGACCAGTGACGCCAAAGAGAAGATCCTCAGTGCCGCGCAGTCGCTCATCGAGCTACGCGGGTACTCGGCGTTGGGCGTGGCCGAGATCTGCAAGGCGGCCGGTGTCCCCAAGGGCAGCTTCTACTATTTCTTCGAGTCCAAGGAGGCCCTTGCCCTTGCCGTCATCGACGAGCACTGGGCCGGCCAGAAGCGGGACTGGACGGGCATTCTGAACAGCGAAGCAGAACCACTGGACCGGCTGCGGCAGCTGTTCGAGGTGACGGAGGCCGGCCAGCGCGCCGGCCAGCAGAGCTGTGGCACCGTCTCGGGCTGTCTGTTCGGGAATCTCACCCTGGAGATGAGCAACCAGACCGAGGCCATCCGTGCCCGACTGCAGGAGATCTTCGACGCACAGGTCGAGATGGTCGACTCGGTCATCACCGAGGCTCTTGAACGCGACGAGGTCAGCGTGACCGACACCCGGGAAGCCGCACGGTCCGTCGTCGCCCAGCTCGAGGGACAGGTGCTGTTCGCCAAGCTCTACAACAACACCCACAGGCTCAGCCCCCTGTGGGCGAACTGCCTGGCCCTGCTCGGTGCGCGCGCACCGCAGGAGGCACTGGCCGGCAGCTGA